In one window of Festucalex cinctus isolate MCC-2025b chromosome 14, RoL_Fcin_1.0, whole genome shotgun sequence DNA:
- the comtd1a gene encoding catechol O-methyltransferase domain-containing protein 1 — MAAGIQFLFCLGVSVLLTGLGRSMFVGKSHSHGKDDPVLQYVVNNSLREHPVLTKLKLRTLDDQWSIMMVSIEQAQLMANLMKLINATKAIEIGMYTGYNALSMALAMPDNGHVVACEINNIYVDIAKPFFKEAGVENKINIRLQMAMTTLDELIAAGETGTFDFVFIDADKANYDGYYEKSLELIRKGGIIAIDNVLWSGKVVDPAPDDVTSRILDALNKKLHKDQRIDLSMLTVGDGLTIAIKR; from the exons ATGGCTGCAGGTATCCAGTTTCTATTCTGCCTCGGGGTCTCTGTGTTACTCACAG GCTTGGGAAGGTCAATGTTTGTTGGAAAGAGTCACAGCCATGGAAAGGACGACCCGGTGCTGCAGTATGTTGTCAACAACTCGCTGAGGGAGCATCCAGTCCTCACTAAACTCAAATTG AGAACTCTCGATGACCAGTGGAGCATCATGATGGTTTCCATCGAACAAGCCCAATTGATGGCCAATCTCATGAAACTAATCAACGCAACCAAGGCTATTGAAATTG gGATGTACACGGGGTACAATGCACTCAGTATGGCTTTGGCCATGCCAGACAACGGACATGTGGTAGCATGTGAAATAAACAACATCTATGTAGACATTGCCAAGCCCTTTTTCAAAGAG GCCGGGGTGGAGAATAAGATCAACATACGACTACAGATGGCAATGACAACACTTG ATGAGCTGATAGCAGCTGGTGAAACAGGAACCTTTGACTTTGTGTTCATCGACGCCGACAAAGCCAACTACGACGGATACTATGAAAAGTCCCTGGAGCTTATTCGGAAAGGGGGCATCATTGCCATCGACAAT GTGCTGTGGAGTGGAAAGGTTGTGGATCCCGCACCCGATGACGTCACCTCCAGGATTCTGGATGCTCTCAACAAGAAGTTGCACAAAGACCAGAGGATCGATCTGAGCATGCTCACTGTGGGGGATGGGCTGACAATCGCCATTAAACGCTAA